In Cicer arietinum cultivar CDC Frontier isolate Library 1 chromosome 1, Cicar.CDCFrontier_v2.0, whole genome shotgun sequence, one DNA window encodes the following:
- the LOC101506793 gene encoding uncharacterized protein produces MEEEENEKRAVRIFVGGLSEAVTAEDIRRLFESLGTIQSLETIRTKGRSLAYLDFLSDPKSLSKLFSKYNGCVWKGGKLRLEKAKEHYLDRLKKEWEQDAMLSTEPPAADLSTHKEDLVKEMPKSRRAADLNEKPLNIFFPRLRSVKSIPFSGTGKHKYSFQNIKVPPMPVHFCDCEEHCSPFVPTREKSSMNREAEIGGINDEEINIMNAVMNKLLEKEKVPATKHLVKKQDAFESRDALHSNALEADSETDDDDDGIIINIATKKNKAALIGSEELERVMENQESRSNKINIDEEEPNKSMLQVQKGSNSNPNKVKKKKPLPKSESKSNEGVSSTPVGKSKMQTLLDDLGSGKQSTEPEYDFGVPAKVSWSQKSSWRELVGKGGNAAFSASLILPKFDSGKDQQNSDGSSTPSCTDDETENVEMPLGKGGNAAFSASLIGPKFDSDKDQQNSDGSLTPSSTDDETENMESDEYLESKPTNAQVIEEPSESLTPSSTDDETENMESDEYLESKPTNTQLIEEPSESLTPSSTDDETENMDSDEYLESKPTNAQVIEEPSESLTPSSTDDETENMESDEYLESKPTNTQLIEEPSESLTPSSTDDETENMDSDEYLESKPTNAQVIEEPSESLTPSSTDDETENMESDEYLESKPTNNTQVIEEPSEAQPTNAQAMEEPAEAPPINKQAITEPVETQHNTAPKETGRGSAWLQKQSWTQLVNEKNNSFSISQILPGITFAEQTAKEPILHPADSNDCKHNGADNKTVNRTIIDGFNLRNIVPENSEHVGADGIVSAPVVEKTIETCPREGSSTKVEIGETCSFMRSAASLKDWAKAKAAVSGSLKRKRGEK; encoded by the exons ATGGAGGAAGAAGAAAACGAGAAGAGAGCAGTGAGAATATTCGTTGGAGGATTAAGTGAAGCCGTAACCGCCGAAGACATTCGCAGGTTATTCGAATCATTAGGTACCATTCAATCACTCGAAACCATCCGAACCAAAGGTCGCAGTCTCGCTTACCTTGATTTCCTCTCCGATCCTAAATCCCTTTCCAAACTTTTCAGCAAG TATAATGGGTGTGTGTGGAAAGGTGGAAAGCTAAGACTTGAAAAGGCTAAAGAGCATTATCTTGATCGCTTGAAAAAAGAATGGGAACAAGATGCGATGCTTAGTACCGAACCACCAGCTGCTGATCTTTCTACTCATAAGGAGGATTTGGTGAAGGAAATGCCCAAATCGAGACGCGCTGCAGATTTAAATGAAAAGCCTCTCAATATTTTCTTCCCAAGATTAAGATCG GTGAAATCCATACCATTTAGTGGAACTGGCAAGCATAAATACAGTTTCCAGAATATTAAAGTTCCTCCTATGCCTGTGCATTTTTGCGATTGTGAGGAACATTGTAGTCCTTTTGTCCCAACAAGAGAAAAGTCATCTATGAACAGGGAAGCAGAAATTGGTGGAATAAATGATGAAGAAATTAACATAATGAATGCTGTGATGAACAAGCTTCTTGAAAAAGAAAAGGTTCCTGCCACCAAGCATCTTGTAAAGAAGCAAGATGCATTTGAATCTCGCGATGCTTTACATTCTAATGCATTGGAAGCAGATAGTGAAACAGATGACGACGACGATGGTATCATAATCAACATTGCAACGAAGAAAAATAAAGCAGCTTTAATAGGGAGCGAAGAACTTGAAAGGGTCATGGAAAATCAG GAATCACGGTCCAATAAAATCAATATTGATGAGGAAGAACCCAACAAGAGTATGCTTCAAGTGCAGAAAGGGAGTAATAGCAATCCTAACAAGGTAAAGAAGAAAAAACCACTTCCCAAATCAGAAAGCAAAAGCAATGAAGGTGTGTCTAGTACCCCTGTTGGCAAGAGTAAAATGCAGACTCTTCTAGATGATCTGGGGTCTGGTAAACAGTCTACTGAACCAGAATATGATTTTGGTGTACCTGCTAAAGTTTCATGGTCTCAGAAGTCTTCATGGAGAGAACTTGTTGGTAAAGGAGGCAATGCTGCTTTCAGCGCCTCTCTTATATTGCCAAAGTTCGATTCTGGTAAAGATCAACAAAATTCTGATGGTTCTTCAACACCCTCCTGTACGGATGATGAAACTGAAAACGTGGAAATGCCGCTTGGTAAAGGAGGCAATGCTGCTTTCAGTGCCTCTCTCATAGGGCCAAAGTTCGATTCTGATAAAGATCAACAAAATTCTGATGGTTCTTTAACACCCTCATCTACAGACGATGAAACTGAAAACATGGAAAGCGATGAATACCTAGAGAGCAAACCCACCAATGCACAAGTGATAGAAGAGCCTTCTGAATCTTTAACACCCTCATCTACAGATGATGAAACTGAAAACATGGAAAGCGATGAATACCTAGAGAGCAAACCCACCAATACACAACTGATAGAAGAGCCTTCTGAATCTTTAACACCCTCATCTACAGACGATGAAACTGAAAACATGGACAGCGATGAATACCTAGAGAGCAAACCCACCAATGCACAAGTGATAGAAGAGCCTTCTGAATCTTTAACACCCTCATCTACAGATGATGAAACTGAAAACATGGAAAGCGATGAATACCTAGAGAGCAAACCCACCAATACACAACTGATAGAAGAGCCTTCTGAATCTTTAACACCCTCATCTACAGACGATGAAACTGAAAACATGGACAGCGATGAATACCTAGAGAGCAAACCCACCAATGCACAAGTGATAGAAGAGCCTTCTGAATCTTTAACACCTTCATCTACAGACGATGAAACTGAAAACATGGAAAGTGATGAATACCTAGAGAGCAAACCCACCAATAATACACAAGTGATAGAAGAGCCTTCTGAAGCTCAACCTACGAATGCACAAGCGATGGAAGAACCTGCCGAAGCTCCACCTATCAATAAACAAGCAATAACTGAACCTGTTGAAACTCAGCATAACACTGCACCAAAAGAGACCGGCAGAGGCTCTGCATGGCTGCAAAAGCAATCCTGGACCCAACTGGTTAATGAGAAAAACAACTCATTTAGCATTTCACAAATTTTGCCTGGCATTACTTTCGCAGAACAAACGGCCAAGGAACCCATTTTGCACCCTGCTGATTCCAATGATTGCAAGCATAATGGTGCTGATAATAAAACTGTTAACAGAACTATCATTGATGGCTTCAACTTAAGGAATATTGTACCAGAGAATAGTGAGCATGTTGGTGCCGATGGTATAGTTTCTGCTCCAGTAGTTGAGAAAACAATTGAAACATGTCCAAGGGAAGGATCCAGTACAAAGGTTGAAATAGGAGAAACATGCTCGTTTATGAGAAGTGCTGCTTCTTTGAAAGATTGGGCAAAAGCTAAAGCTGCTGTTAGTGGATCACTGAAAAGAAAACGTGGTGAGAAGTAA